Proteins found in one Pectobacterium atrosepticum genomic segment:
- the relA gene encoding GTP diphosphokinase has translation MVAVRSAHLNTEGEFVPDAWIASLGIASQQSCERLAETWRYCEQQTQNQPDASLLLWRGIEMVEILSTLSMDNDSMRAALLFPLADANVVDEATLEAAFGKNIVDLVHGVRDMDAIRQLKATQNDSDASEQVDNIRRMLLAMVEDFRCVVIKLAERIAHLREVKDAPEEERVLAAKECTNIYAPLANRLGIGQLKWELEDFCFRYLHPDEYKKIAKLLHERRIDRAQYIDDFVKTLRDAMKEEGVQAEIYGRPKHIYSIWRKMQKKALSFDELFDVRAVRIVVERLQDCYGALGIVHTHYRHMPDEFDDYVANPKPNGYQSIHTVVLGPSGKTLEIQIRTRQMHEDAELGVAAHWKYKEGTAVGGRSGYEGRIAWLRKLLAWQEEVSDSNDVLDEVRSQVFDDRVYVFTPKGDVVDLPAGSTPLDFAYHIHSDIGHRCIGAKIGGRIVPFTYQLHMGDQIEIITQKQPNPSRDWLNPNLGYITTSRGRSKIQNWFRKQDRDKNILAGRQILDDELAHLGVSLKAAEKLLLPRYNVNSLDELLAAIGGGDVRLNQMVNFLQSQLKQPSAEELDREALRQLTQKTHQPPARSNNKDNGRVVVEGVGNLMHHIARCCQPIPGDEITGFITRGRGISIHRADCEQLDELRASSPERIVDAVWGESYSSGYSLVVRVIANDRSGLLRDITTILANEKVNVLGVASRSDTKQQLATIDMDIEIYNLQVLGRVLAKLNQLPDVIDARRQQGA, from the coding sequence ATGGTTGCGGTAAGAAGTGCGCATTTGAATACGGAAGGTGAATTCGTCCCTGACGCGTGGATTGCTTCACTGGGTATTGCCAGTCAGCAATCGTGTGAACGTTTAGCCGAAACCTGGCGTTACTGTGAGCAGCAAACGCAAAATCAGCCCGATGCATCGTTACTGCTGTGGCGCGGCATCGAAATGGTAGAAATCCTGTCCACGCTCAGCATGGACAATGACAGCATGCGCGCGGCGCTGCTTTTTCCGCTGGCCGATGCGAACGTAGTCGATGAAGCGACGCTGGAAGCCGCGTTTGGGAAAAACATCGTTGATTTGGTGCATGGCGTGCGCGATATGGATGCAATCCGCCAGCTCAAAGCGACGCAGAATGATTCGGACGCGTCTGAGCAGGTTGATAACATCCGTCGCATGCTGCTGGCGATGGTAGAAGATTTCCGCTGCGTGGTGATCAAGCTCGCCGAGCGTATTGCACACCTGCGTGAAGTGAAGGATGCCCCGGAAGAAGAACGGGTATTGGCGGCCAAAGAGTGTACCAATATCTACGCACCGCTGGCTAACCGCTTGGGCATCGGCCAGTTGAAGTGGGAGCTGGAGGATTTCTGCTTCCGCTACCTGCATCCTGATGAATATAAAAAAATCGCCAAGCTGCTACACGAGCGCCGTATCGATCGTGCGCAGTACATTGATGATTTTGTCAAAACGCTGCGCGATGCGATGAAAGAAGAGGGCGTACAGGCAGAGATTTACGGCCGTCCCAAGCATATCTACAGCATCTGGCGCAAGATGCAGAAGAAAGCACTGTCGTTCGATGAACTGTTCGATGTGCGTGCGGTACGTATTGTCGTTGAGCGTTTGCAGGATTGCTACGGGGCGCTCGGTATCGTGCATACACACTATCGCCATATGCCGGACGAGTTTGACGATTACGTCGCTAACCCCAAACCGAACGGCTATCAGTCCATCCACACCGTGGTGTTAGGGCCTAGCGGAAAGACGCTCGAAATTCAGATTCGTACGCGTCAGATGCATGAAGATGCTGAACTGGGCGTTGCGGCACACTGGAAATACAAAGAAGGCACCGCAGTCGGCGGGCGTTCCGGTTACGAAGGGCGCATTGCCTGGCTGCGTAAACTGCTCGCCTGGCAGGAAGAAGTGTCTGATTCGAATGACGTACTGGACGAAGTTCGCAGCCAGGTGTTTGACGATCGTGTCTATGTCTTTACGCCGAAAGGCGACGTGGTGGATCTTCCTGCGGGTTCAACGCCGTTGGATTTTGCTTATCACATCCACAGCGATATTGGGCACCGTTGCATCGGAGCGAAAATCGGCGGACGTATTGTGCCGTTTACCTACCAGTTGCACATGGGCGATCAGATTGAAATTATCACCCAGAAGCAGCCGAACCCAAGCCGTGACTGGCTGAACCCGAATCTGGGGTATATCACTACCAGCCGTGGACGCTCCAAGATCCAGAACTGGTTCCGTAAGCAAGATCGCGACAAGAACATTTTGGCGGGTCGACAGATTCTGGATGACGAACTGGCGCATTTGGGCGTCAGCCTGAAAGCGGCGGAAAAATTGCTGCTGCCGCGCTACAACGTGAATTCGCTGGATGAATTGCTAGCTGCTATTGGCGGCGGTGACGTGCGTCTGAACCAGATGGTGAATTTCCTGCAATCGCAGTTAAAACAGCCGAGTGCGGAGGAACTGGATCGCGAAGCCCTGCGCCAACTGACGCAAAAAACGCATCAGCCGCCAGCGCGCAGTAATAACAAAGACAATGGTCGTGTGGTGGTTGAAGGTGTTGGCAATCTGATGCATCACATTGCCCGCTGCTGCCAGCCGATCCCAGGTGATGAGATCACTGGGTTTATCACTCGCGGACGCGGGATTTCGATTCACCGCGCTGACTGTGAACAGTTGGACGAACTGCGGGCAAGTTCGCCGGAGCGCATTGTGGACGCGGTATGGGGTGAAAGCTACTCCAGCGGCTATTCGCTGGTGGTAAGGGTAATTGCCAACGATCGTAGCGGCCTGCTGCGAGATATCACCACGATTCTGGCGAATGAGAAGGTCAACGTACTGGGCGTTGCCAGCCGCAGCGACACCAAACAGCAACTGGCAACGATTGATATGGATATCGAAATCTACAACCTGCAAGTGCTGGGCCGCGTTCTGGCGAAGCTCAACCAACTGCCGGATGTGATTGATGCGCGGCGCCAGCAGGGGGCGTAA
- the rlmD gene encoding 23S rRNA (uracil(1939)-C(5))-methyltransferase RlmD yields the protein MAQFYSPNRRVTTRKAVPAKNLTVTVASLDPFGQGVARHEGKTVFVTGVLPGEQAEVQLTEEKRQFSHAKLKRLLTPSPQRVEPPCPHFTRCGGCQQQHAEITLQQSSKTAALMRMMTRETGIELSAASLIAGTPYAYRRRARLALYFQAKEQRLLMGYRQSNSHDLVDIKACPVLRPELEALLQPLRDCLSQLSAVKRLGHVELVQAENGPLLVLRHLDPLHPADEQALRDFAQRQGVSVYLAPDAESLMCLHGEEPVYHIAGLTLAFSPRDFIQVNDAVNQQMVAQALAWLDVQPQDRILDLFCGMGNFTLPLAQRAASVVGVEGVTALVEKGRENARRNALSNVTFFHQNLEDDVTQQPWAAQGFDKILLDPARAGAAGVMEQITRLAPKRVVYVSCNATTLARDSKVLLAAGYRLANVAMLDMFPHTGHLESMALFLHDTGTRKAQ from the coding sequence ATGGCGCAATTCTACTCTCCAAACCGGCGTGTGACGACCCGGAAAGCGGTTCCAGCGAAAAACCTCACTGTCACGGTCGCGTCACTTGACCCGTTTGGGCAAGGTGTAGCGCGTCACGAAGGAAAGACGGTTTTTGTCACGGGTGTGCTGCCGGGAGAGCAGGCCGAGGTGCAACTGACGGAAGAGAAGCGTCAGTTTTCACATGCAAAGCTTAAACGCCTGTTGACGCCTAGCCCGCAGCGCGTTGAGCCGCCGTGCCCTCACTTTACCCGCTGTGGCGGCTGTCAGCAGCAGCATGCAGAAATTACGCTGCAACAGAGCAGCAAAACGGCGGCGTTGATGCGCATGATGACGCGGGAAACGGGTATTGAGCTGTCAGCCGCATCGCTTATTGCTGGCACACCTTATGCCTATCGGAGGCGCGCGCGGCTTGCGTTATACTTTCAGGCAAAAGAGCAGCGGCTGTTGATGGGTTATCGACAGTCAAATTCTCACGATCTGGTGGATATCAAAGCTTGTCCGGTGTTACGCCCCGAGCTTGAAGCGCTGCTGCAACCACTGCGCGACTGTTTAAGCCAATTAAGCGCAGTGAAACGCCTTGGGCATGTGGAACTGGTGCAGGCGGAGAACGGTCCGCTGCTGGTGCTGCGGCACCTTGATCCACTTCACCCAGCGGACGAGCAGGCATTGCGTGATTTTGCCCAACGGCAGGGTGTCTCGGTTTATCTGGCACCGGATGCTGAATCGCTGATGTGTTTGCATGGTGAAGAGCCGGTTTATCACATCGCCGGGCTGACGCTGGCATTTAGCCCGCGTGATTTTATTCAGGTCAATGATGCAGTGAACCAACAGATGGTTGCGCAGGCACTGGCGTGGCTGGATGTGCAACCACAGGATAGAATATTGGATCTGTTCTGCGGCATGGGCAACTTCACGCTGCCACTGGCACAGCGTGCCGCCAGCGTTGTTGGTGTGGAAGGGGTTACCGCGTTAGTTGAGAAAGGGCGTGAGAATGCCCGACGCAATGCCCTGTCCAATGTCACATTTTTTCACCAAAATCTTGAAGATGACGTCACACAGCAGCCGTGGGCAGCCCAAGGTTTTGATAAGATATTACTTGATCCGGCACGCGCGGGCGCGGCAGGCGTGATGGAGCAGATTACCAGACTGGCACCGAAACGAGTGGTGTATGTTTCCTGTAACGCCACGACGCTAGCGCGCGACAGCAAAGTATTACTCGCAGCCGGTTATCGGCTGGCGAATGTCGCGATGTTGGATATGTTTCCACATACCGGACACCTTGAGTCGATGGCACTGTTTTTGCACGATACCGGCACGCGGAAGGCGCAATAA
- a CDS encoding glycerate kinase: MKIVIAPDSYKESLSAQEVATQIEKGFREIFPDACYVKLPVADGGEGTVEAMVAATDGKIVNVKVTGPLGDNIDAFFGLSGDEKTAFIEMAAASGLERVPSQLRNPLKTTSYGTGELIRCALDHGVQHCIIGIGGSATNDGGSGMVQALGAKLLDKQGEQIGFGGGELDKLASIDISELDERIKSCRFEVACDVTNPLTGKLGASAIFGPQKGATPEMIEQLDNALKHYAAVIRHDLDMDVEHVPGSGAAGGMGAALQAFCGAELRQGIEIVTEALGLDELVRDATLVITGEGRIDSQTIHGKVPIGVARVAKQYNKPVIGIAGSLTADVAVVHEHGLDAVFSVLYNICSLEEALDNAAENVRMTARNIAATIRLAQSISR; the protein is encoded by the coding sequence ATGAAAATAGTGATCGCACCGGATTCTTATAAAGAAAGCCTGTCTGCACAAGAAGTTGCCACGCAGATTGAAAAGGGATTTCGTGAAATATTTCCCGATGCCTGCTATGTCAAATTGCCCGTTGCAGATGGTGGGGAAGGGACAGTTGAAGCCATGGTCGCTGCGACCGATGGCAAGATTGTGAATGTGAAGGTGACAGGGCCGTTAGGCGATAACATTGATGCGTTCTTTGGCCTGTCTGGCGATGAAAAAACGGCTTTTATTGAGATGGCGGCGGCAAGCGGTCTGGAACGCGTGCCTTCTCAACTGCGTAATCCGTTAAAGACCACCAGCTATGGTACGGGCGAGTTGATCCGCTGCGCGTTGGATCACGGCGTTCAGCACTGCATCATCGGGATTGGCGGGAGCGCAACCAATGATGGCGGATCAGGCATGGTGCAGGCGCTGGGCGCGAAGTTGCTGGATAAGCAGGGCGAACAGATTGGTTTTGGTGGTGGTGAACTCGACAAGCTTGCCAGCATTGATATCAGCGAGCTGGATGAACGTATTAAAAGCTGCCGTTTTGAAGTGGCCTGCGATGTGACCAACCCGTTGACGGGGAAACTGGGGGCATCGGCTATTTTTGGTCCTCAGAAAGGCGCAACGCCGGAGATGATAGAACAGTTGGATAATGCGTTGAAGCATTATGCAGCGGTGATCCGTCACGATCTGGACATGGACGTGGAACACGTTCCTGGATCCGGTGCGGCGGGCGGAATGGGGGCGGCGTTACAGGCCTTTTGCGGCGCTGAGCTTCGCCAGGGTATTGAGATTGTTACGGAAGCGCTAGGATTGGATGAACTGGTACGAGATGCCACGCTGGTGATTACCGGAGAAGGGCGTATCGACAGCCAGACGATCCATGGCAAAGTGCCGATTGGCGTGGCGCGAGTCGCCAAACAGTATAATAAACCGGTTATTGGTATCGCAGGCAGCCTGACGGCAGATGTCGCTGTGGTACATGAACATGGCCTAGATGCAGTATTCAGCGTGCTTTACAACATCTGCTCACTAGAAGAAGCGCTGGATAATGCGGCAGAGAATGTGCGAATGACGGCGCGTAATATCGCCGCCACGATCCGACTGGCGCAGTCAATATCGCGCTGA
- the barA gene encoding two-component sensor histidine kinase BarA, with amino-acid sequence MTKYSLRARMLILILAPTLMIGLLLSSFFVIHRYNQLQAQLADSGTSIIEPLATISAYAITHRQMDTIPALINTLHRRHSAIIRTISLFDARNQLLATTNVRNSVTLQPISSDALSYNRLHLHHTNDALILHMPIVNDSEFMPSGATPVLPGTATPLGYLVIELDTSTIRLQQYQEIFIAALLLLLSLGAAVLFAYRLMRDVTTPIRNMVDTVDRIRRGQLDSRVEGYMLGELDMLKNGINSMAMSLTAYHEEMQQNIDQATYDLRETLEQMEIQNVELDLAKKRAQEAARIKSEFLANMSHELRTPLNGVIGFTRQTLKTPLNTTQTDYLLTIERSANNLLNIINDVLDFSKLEAGKLVLEDIPFSLHSTLDDVVMLLAHTAHEKGLELTLSIQNDVPEQFVGDPLRIQQIITNLLGNAIKFTEQGNIDIRVEKRRQEHHQVQLEVQIRDTGIGIAELQQSQLFQAFRQADTSISRRHGGTGLGLVITQRLVKEMGGDISFQSQLNKGSTFWFHITLPLNPHAMPTEPAYTMLQGKHLAYVEYHPIAAQATLDILSQTPLMVSYSPTFEQLPEGDFDILLLGIPVQYRNMLLDYTPRLRDICRRAPCVILALPSLAQMDAEQLKTFGVHACLSKPLAASRLLPLLQDSTLFQLSFLPDATTSHQSVVRHPARLPLSVMAVDDNPANLKLIGTLLEEQVDTIILCESGTDAISQAKMHQIDIILMDIQMPGMDGICASELIRQIPHHATTPIIAVTAQTMTGEREHLLRSGMDDYLAKPIDEQMLKSVLTRHARKDPLKRDRGNIAGLLNEHDDSQLSLDWALAQQQAANKPELARDLLQMLLDFLPEVRQKIENVLNGQTDDNIIELVHKLHGSCSYSGVPRLKRICRYLEQQLRNGVHASDLEPEWLELLDEIDNVNKAAQPHIKPLHSSL; translated from the coding sequence ATGACCAAATACAGTCTTCGTGCACGGATGTTGATACTGATTTTGGCACCGACGCTCATGATCGGGCTACTGCTCAGCTCGTTCTTCGTCATCCATCGTTACAATCAGTTGCAGGCGCAATTGGCCGATTCAGGCACCAGTATCATTGAACCGCTAGCGACCATCAGCGCTTACGCCATTACCCATCGCCAGATGGACACGATTCCTGCGTTAATCAACACGCTTCATCGCCGCCATTCCGCGATTATTCGCACCATTAGCTTGTTCGATGCCCGTAATCAGCTACTGGCCACCACCAATGTACGCAACAGCGTGACATTACAGCCGATCAGCAGCGATGCGCTTTCATACAATAGGTTGCACCTGCACCACACGAATGATGCGCTGATTCTGCACATGCCGATCGTCAATGACAGCGAGTTCATGCCTAGCGGGGCGACGCCCGTACTGCCCGGTACCGCCACGCCCCTCGGCTATCTGGTGATCGAGCTGGATACCAGCACTATTCGGCTTCAGCAGTATCAGGAAATTTTTATCGCCGCGCTCTTGCTGCTGTTATCTTTGGGCGCCGCCGTCCTCTTTGCTTATCGTCTGATGCGGGATGTCACTACCCCGATCCGCAATATGGTTGATACCGTCGATCGCATTCGCCGCGGGCAGTTGGATAGCCGGGTGGAAGGCTACATGCTCGGCGAGCTGGATATGCTGAAAAATGGCATTAACTCGATGGCGATGTCGCTGACTGCCTACCACGAAGAGATGCAGCAAAATATCGATCAGGCAACCTACGATCTGCGCGAAACGCTGGAGCAGATGGAGATCCAAAACGTCGAACTGGATCTGGCTAAAAAACGGGCGCAGGAAGCGGCACGCATCAAGTCTGAGTTTCTGGCAAATATGTCACATGAACTGAGAACGCCGCTGAATGGCGTGATCGGTTTCACCCGTCAGACGCTGAAGACCCCGCTGAACACGACGCAGACTGATTATCTGCTCACCATCGAACGATCCGCCAATAATCTGTTGAATATTATTAACGATGTGCTGGATTTCTCGAAGCTGGAGGCTGGGAAGCTCGTGCTGGAAGATATTCCATTCTCCCTGCACAGCACGCTGGACGACGTCGTGATGTTGCTGGCGCATACAGCACATGAAAAAGGGTTGGAGCTAACGCTCAGTATTCAGAATGACGTTCCAGAGCAGTTTGTCGGCGATCCGCTGCGGATACAGCAAATCATCACCAACCTGTTGGGTAACGCGATTAAATTCACTGAACAGGGCAATATTGATATTCGGGTGGAAAAGCGCCGACAGGAACATCATCAGGTTCAGCTAGAAGTGCAGATACGCGATACTGGCATCGGTATCGCCGAGTTGCAGCAGTCACAGCTGTTTCAGGCTTTCCGACAGGCAGACACCAGTATTTCACGTCGTCATGGCGGCACAGGACTCGGGTTGGTCATCACCCAGCGTCTGGTCAAAGAGATGGGCGGCGATATCAGTTTCCAAAGTCAGCTCAACAAGGGATCGACCTTCTGGTTCCACATCACGCTGCCGCTCAACCCCCACGCCATGCCGACCGAGCCAGCTTATACGATGCTGCAAGGTAAACATCTGGCCTACGTCGAGTACCATCCGATTGCCGCACAGGCCACGCTGGATATCCTGAGCCAGACGCCGTTGATGGTGAGCTACAGCCCGACGTTTGAGCAATTGCCGGAAGGTGATTTTGATATCCTGCTGCTCGGTATTCCTGTGCAATATCGCAATATGCTGCTCGACTACACGCCCAGACTGCGCGATATCTGCCGCCGTGCGCCTTGCGTGATTCTGGCGCTGCCCAGTCTGGCGCAAATGGATGCCGAGCAGTTGAAAACCTTCGGCGTGCATGCTTGCCTGAGCAAACCGCTCGCCGCATCACGCCTGCTGCCCTTGCTACAGGACAGCACGCTGTTTCAGCTCTCTTTTCTGCCTGACGCTACCACATCGCACCAGAGTGTCGTTCGCCATCCAGCCCGTCTGCCGCTGAGTGTGATGGCAGTGGATGACAACCCAGCCAATCTGAAGCTGATCGGTACACTGCTGGAAGAACAGGTCGATACGATTATCCTGTGCGAAAGCGGAACAGACGCTATTTCACAGGCGAAAATGCATCAAATCGACATTATCCTGATGGATATTCAGATGCCGGGTATGGACGGCATTTGCGCCAGCGAGCTGATCCGCCAGATCCCTCATCATGCCACTACGCCCATTATCGCGGTGACTGCGCAGACCATGACGGGCGAACGTGAGCACCTGTTACGCTCAGGTATGGATGATTATCTGGCTAAACCGATAGACGAGCAGATGCTAAAAAGCGTGCTGACACGCCATGCGCGGAAAGATCCGCTGAAGCGCGACCGGGGAAATATTGCGGGTTTGCTGAACGAGCACGACGATAGCCAACTCTCACTCGACTGGGCGCTGGCGCAGCAACAGGCGGCGAACAAGCCGGAACTGGCACGTGACCTGTTACAAATGCTGTTGGATTTCCTGCCGGAAGTTCGGCAGAAGATAGAAAATGTGCTGAATGGTCAAACGGATGACAACATTATCGAGCTGGTTCATAAACTGCACGGCAGTTGCAGCTACAGCGGCGTCCCGCGTCTGAAACGCATCTGCCGCTATCTGGAACAACAGCTACGTAACGGCGTTCATGCCAGCGATTTGGAACCTGAATGGCTGGAACTACTGGACGAGATCGATAACGTGAACAAAGCCGCCCAGCCGCATATCAAACCTCTGCATTCGTCGTTATGA
- a CDS encoding nucleoside triphosphate pyrophosphohydrolase — MTVSLTNLSSVERLLAIMKTLRDPENGCPWDKKQTFDTIAPYTLEETYEVLDAISRQDFDDLRGELGDLLFQVVFYAQMAQEKGLFDFSDVCNAISDKLERRHPHIFGELTLTDSDAVLANWEQTKAQERAEKDRHSPLDDIPDALPALMKAQKIQQRCSSVGFDWDSLGPVLDKVYEEIDEVMFEARQAVVDEEKLGEEIGDLLFATVNLSRHLGHKAESALQAANRKFTRRFREVEQIVTASGKTLEQATLDEMEAAWQQVKKQEISH; from the coding sequence ATGACTGTATCTTTGACGAATTTATCCTCCGTCGAGCGCCTGCTCGCCATCATGAAAACCCTCCGCGATCCCGAAAATGGTTGTCCGTGGGACAAGAAGCAGACTTTTGACACCATCGCGCCTTATACGCTGGAAGAAACCTACGAAGTGCTGGATGCCATCAGCCGTCAGGATTTTGACGATCTGCGCGGTGAGTTGGGAGATTTGCTGTTTCAGGTGGTGTTTTACGCACAAATGGCGCAGGAAAAGGGACTGTTCGATTTCTCCGACGTGTGTAACGCCATCAGCGACAAGTTGGAACGTCGTCATCCGCATATTTTCGGGGAACTGACGCTGACGGACAGCGATGCCGTGCTGGCAAACTGGGAGCAGACAAAAGCGCAAGAACGTGCGGAAAAAGATCGTCACTCGCCGTTGGATGACATTCCTGATGCGCTGCCTGCGTTGATGAAAGCGCAAAAAATTCAGCAACGTTGTTCGTCAGTTGGCTTCGATTGGGACAGTCTGGGCCCGGTTCTCGACAAAGTGTATGAAGAGATCGATGAGGTGATGTTTGAGGCGCGACAAGCCGTTGTCGATGAAGAAAAATTAGGTGAAGAGATTGGTGATTTATTGTTCGCCACAGTCAATCTCTCTCGTCACCTTGGGCACAAGGCAGAGAGCGCGTTACAGGCTGCTAATCGCAAGTTCACTCGTCGTTTTCGTGAGGTAGAACAAATCGTTACAGCATCAGGAAAAACGCTGGAACAGGCAACATTGGATGAAATGGAAGCCGCGTGGCAGCAGGTGAAAAAACAGGAAATAAGCCATTAA